A genome region from Camelina sativa cultivar DH55 chromosome 10, Cs, whole genome shotgun sequence includes the following:
- the LOC104716512 gene encoding soluble inorganic pyrophosphatase 1-like, which yields MFLLTLFFGCFDPKMSKEGNEDQKLHRPAPHLNERILSSLSRRSVAAHPWHDLEIGPGAPQIFNVVVEITKGSKVKYELDKKTGLIKVDRILYSSSQILD from the exons ATGTTTCTTTTGACTTTGTTCTTCGGCTGTTTCGATCCAAAG ATGAGTAAAGAAGGGAACGAAGaccagaagctgcatcgacctgCTCCTCATCTTAACGAGAGGATTCTCTCATCCTTGTCAAGACGTTCTGTAGCAGCACATCCATGGCATGATCTTGAGATTG GACCTGGAGCTCCACAGATTTTCAACGTG gtTGTGGAGATCACAAAAGGAAGCAAGGTCAAATATGAACTTGACAAAAAGACAGGACTCATCAAG GTTGATCGTATTCTGTACTCATCAAGTCAAATATTGGATTAA
- the LOC104719960 gene encoding uncharacterized protein LOC104719960: protein MVESAFLRLTLVISATILSEKPESLSDEEIVSESPNSHKEEKEHQGETKKSWNSLRKVILLKSLDKYKVFNLRKLGNLPVEFTFKAADVFLRVTTINNGGKKNRGEELMLDYAISRLAPVQ from the exons ATGGTTGAATCTGCTTTCTTACGTCTAA CACTTGTTATCTCAGCTACGATTCTCTCAGAGAAACCTGAGTCATTGTCTGACGAAGAGATTGTTTCGGAATCACCTAACTCACataaagaggagaaagaacaTCAAGGAGAGACCAAGAAGAGCTGGAACAGCCTGAGAAAGGTTATACTTTTGAAAAGCTTGGACAAGTACAAGGTTTTTAATCTGAGAAAGCTGGGTAATCTACCAGTTGAATTTACATTTAAGGCAGCTGATGTATTCCTGAGAGTGACAACGATCAATAATGGAGggaagaagaacagaggagaGGAACTGATGCTAGATTATGCTATATCAAGATTGGCTCCTGTACAGTGA